Proteins co-encoded in one Burkholderia ambifaria AMMD genomic window:
- a CDS encoding ATP-binding protein yields the protein MSDWPHRIWRGVTSVRPTAWLFTAGVALLAALSCTPAAETLLSPIDRLYWNLVATRVDHGARDDVVVVSIDKKTIAELGGGASYARTSHAQVLDRLGGASSVVLDMTMFGSTPGDDALAAAITRQGRVVLPAHVSPESTRADTVLLPARQLRGAAAAVGQRSVVLGSDHLVQGIVPYVRADNSDDEFPHVALQAIRVAGASLPAGDVRLQVQDHVSKMGRVAAHSLALFLPARFDLDRYSYVDVLKGRIPESAWRGRIVFIGDTMSDLSGVYDLSTSEGGRLRRVEVDAMVTQALLDGHILWREPVAVQVVVSIAVATGMLLICMLVPGWRMYAFALGGLAMFVAVELVLLVRWSCWTPLGPLLAVCVLIFAVCGWRRAGSVRTFLLNEYGMLRGLAGQHAFIGLPHAAGVDAAMPTTDEVEIAMQSIRAWQTAYVDMIETLPYPIFVEQHGKLLMCNARGRAMLQTLDADGDADGDAAAGRVLAIARGEVLTAKATGKIHSAELVLNGRTQMMMVTPFGDGDRHSSTASMICLVDIHNIKAAVENDRLTLRHMAHDLRNPLSTVLSLLEAHNHADGATDEDFLADLHKLVDYSLRVAQDFTQLSRAEHLDTRAYVPVSANDLAAEAVDQIWHSANGKRIRVEGPHYDGDDVFVLGNRDMLLRALTNLLDNAIKYSAEETAVDVWIDADDRQVSVAVQDQGCGIPADAMPRLFEPFFQVDGTYRDASRGVGLGLPFVKAVIERHGGSVDVTSTPGQGSRFTVRLPRTVAVTTLDDA from the coding sequence ATGTCTGACTGGCCCCATCGTATCTGGCGAGGTGTGACGTCCGTGCGGCCCACTGCGTGGCTGTTCACCGCCGGCGTTGCGTTGCTGGCGGCGCTCAGCTGTACGCCGGCCGCCGAGACGCTGCTGTCGCCGATCGACCGGTTGTACTGGAATCTGGTCGCGACCCGCGTCGATCACGGCGCGCGCGACGATGTCGTCGTCGTCTCGATCGACAAGAAAACGATCGCCGAACTGGGCGGCGGTGCGAGCTATGCACGGACGTCCCATGCGCAGGTGCTCGATCGTCTCGGCGGCGCATCGAGCGTCGTGCTCGACATGACGATGTTCGGCTCGACGCCCGGCGACGATGCGCTCGCGGCCGCGATCACGCGGCAAGGGCGCGTCGTGCTGCCTGCCCACGTGTCGCCGGAGAGCACGCGTGCCGACACCGTGCTGCTGCCCGCGCGGCAGTTGCGCGGCGCGGCGGCGGCCGTTGGTCAGCGCAGCGTCGTGCTCGGCAGCGATCATCTGGTGCAAGGCATCGTGCCGTACGTGCGGGCGGACAATTCGGACGACGAGTTCCCGCACGTCGCGCTGCAGGCGATCCGCGTGGCGGGCGCGTCGCTGCCGGCCGGCGACGTGCGTCTCCAGGTACAGGATCACGTATCCAAGATGGGGCGCGTCGCAGCTCACTCGCTCGCGCTGTTCCTGCCGGCCCGCTTCGACCTCGACCGCTATTCGTATGTCGACGTGCTGAAGGGGCGCATCCCGGAGTCGGCGTGGCGCGGCCGCATCGTGTTCATCGGCGACACGATGTCGGATCTTTCCGGCGTGTACGACCTGTCGACGTCGGAAGGTGGACGGCTGCGGCGCGTCGAAGTCGACGCGATGGTGACGCAGGCGCTGCTCGACGGCCACATCCTGTGGCGTGAGCCGGTGGCGGTTCAGGTCGTCGTCAGCATCGCGGTCGCGACGGGGATGCTGCTGATCTGCATGCTGGTGCCGGGCTGGCGCATGTACGCATTCGCGCTCGGGGGGCTGGCCATGTTCGTCGCCGTCGAACTGGTGCTGCTCGTGCGTTGGTCATGCTGGACGCCGCTCGGGCCGTTGCTTGCCGTGTGCGTATTGATTTTCGCGGTGTGCGGCTGGCGGCGCGCCGGCAGCGTGCGGACATTCCTGTTGAACGAATACGGGATGCTGCGCGGGCTTGCCGGCCAGCACGCGTTCATCGGCTTGCCGCACGCGGCAGGCGTCGATGCCGCGATGCCGACGACGGACGAAGTCGAGATTGCGATGCAGAGCATTCGCGCGTGGCAGACGGCCTATGTCGACATGATTGAAACGCTGCCGTATCCCATCTTCGTCGAACAGCACGGCAAGCTGTTGATGTGCAATGCGCGCGGCCGGGCGATGCTGCAGACGCTCGACGCGGACGGCGACGCGGACGGCGATGCGGCCGCAGGGCGCGTGCTGGCGATCGCGCGCGGCGAAGTGCTGACCGCGAAGGCGACCGGCAAGATCCACTCGGCCGAGCTGGTGCTGAACGGGCGCACGCAGATGATGATGGTGACGCCGTTCGGCGATGGCGACCGGCACAGTTCGACGGCGAGCATGATCTGTCTCGTCGATATCCACAACATCAAGGCGGCGGTCGAAAACGACCGGCTGACGCTGCGGCACATGGCGCACGACCTGCGCAACCCGCTTTCGACGGTGCTGTCGCTGCTCGAAGCGCACAACCACGCCGACGGCGCGACCGACGAGGATTTTCTGGCGGACCTGCACAAGCTCGTCGACTACAGCCTGCGCGTCGCGCAGGATTTCACGCAGCTGTCGCGCGCCGAACACCTCGATACGCGTGCGTATGTGCCGGTGTCGGCGAACGATCTGGCGGCGGAAGCGGTCGATCAGATCTGGCACAGCGCGAACGGTAAGCGAATCCGCGTCGAGGGGCCGCATTACGACGGCGACGACGTGTTCGTGCTCGGCAATCGCGACATGCTGTTGCGTGCATTGACCAACCTGCTCGACAACGCGATCAAATACTCGGCCGAGGAGACGGCCGTCGACGTCTGGATCGACGCCGACGACCGGCAGGTGTCGGTGGCCGTGCAGGACCAGGGGTGCGGCATCCCGGCCGACGCGATGCCGAGGCTGTTCGAGCCGTTCTTCCAGGTCGACGGCACGTATCGCGACGCCAGCCGCGGGGTCGGCCTCGGGCTGCCGTTCGTGAAGGCGGTGATCGAGCGCCACGGCGGATCGGTCGACGTGACGTCGACGCCGGGGCAGGGCAGCCGCTTCACCGTGCGTTTGCCGAGGACCGTTGCGGTAACGACGCTCGACGACGCGTGA
- a CDS encoding sugar ABC transporter ATP-binding protein — MSRSESSRPLLEMRRISKTFPAVRALDNVSLTVYPGEIHSLMGENGAGKSTLMKILSGAYRADAGGEILIDGERIDVDGPLAARDAGVAVIYQELCLAPNLTVAENIYVGRELRRGNRRWGTIDRAAMARGCEDVLARLGAPFGPDTLVGTLSIAEQQLVEIARAVHTRARILVMDEPTTPLSSRETEHLFGLIRQLREEGLAIIYISHRMAEIYELSDRVSVLRDGSYVGTLERESLSAERLVAMMVGRDISGFYKKEHAPYDPGHLLLSVRDIADAERVRGCSLDLHAGEVLGIAGLVGAGRTELARLIFGAEPRTRGDVKLGDRAFGAHSPRDAIDAGLVYLTEDRKRQGLFLDMSVRDNINISVCNRDARLGALDLARGAQRARDAIASLSIRVPNANVNVGALSGGNQQKVLLSRLLETKPRVLILDEPTRGVDIGAKSEIYRIINELARAGVGVIVISSELPEIIGVADRVLVMREGEIAGELGGHTHTPITQEAIIALATGSQAELADAH; from the coding sequence ATGTCGCGTTCTGAGTCGTCCCGGCCGCTGCTCGAGATGCGCCGGATCAGCAAGACGTTCCCGGCCGTGCGCGCGCTCGACAACGTCAGCCTGACCGTCTATCCGGGCGAGATCCATTCGCTGATGGGCGAGAACGGCGCAGGCAAGTCGACGCTGATGAAGATTCTGTCCGGTGCGTACCGCGCCGACGCCGGCGGCGAGATCCTGATCGACGGCGAGCGCATCGACGTCGACGGCCCGCTCGCCGCGCGCGATGCGGGCGTCGCCGTGATCTACCAGGAGCTGTGCCTGGCGCCGAACCTGACCGTCGCGGAAAACATCTACGTCGGCCGCGAACTGCGGCGCGGCAACCGGCGCTGGGGCACCATCGACCGCGCGGCGATGGCGCGCGGCTGCGAGGACGTGCTCGCCCGCCTCGGTGCGCCGTTCGGTCCGGACACGCTGGTCGGCACGCTGTCGATCGCCGAGCAGCAGCTCGTCGAGATCGCGCGCGCCGTGCACACCCGCGCGCGCATCCTCGTGATGGACGAGCCGACGACGCCGCTGTCGTCGCGCGAGACCGAGCATCTGTTCGGCCTGATCCGCCAGCTGCGCGAGGAAGGTCTCGCGATCATCTACATCAGCCACCGGATGGCGGAAATCTATGAACTGTCCGATCGCGTGTCGGTGCTGCGCGACGGCTCGTACGTCGGCACGCTCGAGCGCGAATCGCTGTCGGCCGAGCGGCTCGTTGCGATGATGGTGGGCCGCGACATCTCCGGCTTCTACAAGAAGGAACATGCGCCGTACGACCCCGGCCACCTGCTGCTGTCGGTACGCGACATCGCCGACGCCGAGCGCGTGCGCGGCTGCAGCCTCGACCTGCATGCCGGCGAGGTGCTCGGCATCGCCGGGCTCGTCGGCGCGGGCCGCACCGAACTGGCGCGGCTGATCTTCGGCGCGGAGCCGCGCACGCGCGGCGACGTGAAGCTCGGCGACCGCGCGTTCGGCGCGCACTCGCCGCGCGACGCGATCGATGCCGGCCTCGTCTACCTGACGGAAGACCGCAAGCGCCAGGGTCTGTTCCTCGACATGAGCGTACGCGACAACATCAATATCTCGGTGTGCAACCGCGATGCGCGGCTCGGTGCGCTCGATCTCGCCCGCGGTGCGCAACGCGCACGCGACGCGATCGCCTCGCTGTCGATCCGCGTGCCGAATGCCAACGTCAACGTCGGCGCGCTGTCGGGCGGCAACCAGCAGAAAGTGCTGCTGTCGCGCCTGCTCGAGACCAAGCCGCGCGTGCTGATTCTCGACGAACCGACGCGCGGCGTCGACATCGGCGCGAAATCCGAGATCTACCGGATCATCAACGAACTGGCCCGCGCGGGCGTCGGCGTGATCGTGATCTCGAGCGAACTGCCGGAAATCATCGGTGTCGCCGACCGCGTGCTCGTGATGCGCGAAGGCGAGATCGCCGGCGAACTCGGCGGCCACACGCACACGCCCATCACGCAGGAAGCGATCATCGCGCTCGCGACCGGTTCGCAGGCCGAACTCGCCGACGCGCACTGA
- a CDS encoding lytic transglycosylase domain-containing protein — protein sequence MRTSSTACKGLRRWIAAVALFATCASGAVAKDCWTRAGERHGIDPLLLVAIAKVESALNPRAMNWNRNGTYDIGLMQINSSHLPRLVKVGVTHKRLINEPCTSIDTGASILAGFIDRHGYTWNAVGAYNAGSSEKRVPARKAYATKVWREYRALTSDRDASLAMLDEWRR from the coding sequence ATGCGGACCTCGTCTACGGCATGTAAGGGCCTGCGTCGCTGGATCGCGGCCGTGGCGCTGTTCGCCACCTGCGCATCCGGCGCCGTGGCCAAGGACTGCTGGACCCGGGCGGGAGAGCGGCATGGCATCGATCCGCTGCTGCTGGTCGCGATCGCGAAGGTGGAATCCGCGCTGAATCCGCGCGCGATGAACTGGAACCGGAACGGCACTTACGACATCGGGCTGATGCAGATCAACAGTTCGCATCTGCCGCGTCTCGTGAAGGTCGGCGTGACGCACAAGCGGCTGATCAACGAACCCTGCACGTCGATCGACACCGGCGCGTCGATTCTCGCCGGATTCATCGACCGGCACGGCTACACGTGGAACGCGGTCGGCGCGTACAACGCCGGCTCGTCGGAGAAACGCGTGCCGGCACGCAAGGCTTATGCGACCAAGGTCTGGCGCGAGTACCGCGCATTGACGAGCGATCGCGACGCGAGCCTCGCGATGCTCGACGAATGGCGGAGGTAG
- the gspG gene encoding type II secretion system major pseudopilin GspG, giving the protein MKPNYRKWTKRRGQQGFTLLELLVVLLIIALLAGYVGPKLFSQVDKAKVKSTQAQMKTLGDAVTQFRLDTGNYPTADEGLDALVVQPQGADGWNGPYLAKAVPKDGWGRAYQWNVPGRDGEAEIVSLGRDGRVGGSGVDADLVYGM; this is encoded by the coding sequence GTGAAACCGAATTATCGGAAATGGACGAAACGCCGTGGCCAGCAGGGCTTCACGCTGCTGGAGCTGCTGGTCGTGCTGCTGATCATCGCGCTGCTGGCCGGCTATGTCGGTCCGAAGCTGTTCTCGCAGGTCGACAAGGCAAAGGTCAAGTCGACGCAAGCGCAGATGAAGACGCTGGGCGATGCGGTCACGCAATTCCGGCTCGATACGGGCAATTACCCGACCGCCGACGAAGGACTCGATGCGCTGGTCGTGCAGCCGCAAGGCGCCGACGGCTGGAACGGTCCGTATCTCGCGAAGGCCGTGCCGAAGGACGGCTGGGGCCGCGCGTACCAATGGAATGTGCCGGGCCGTGATGGCGAGGCGGAGATCGTGTCGCTCGGGCGAGACGGTCGGGTCGGCGGGAGCGGCGTCGATGCGGACCTCGTCTACGGCATGTAA
- a CDS encoding glycosyl hydrolase family 18 protein → MIRRRSQRRAHVAYAALAAASALSFANAALAAPGKPSLKQYEITSQPHGFVEIDLQKAGVAPYKDLVKLNKKVDVPLPFDIWSNGTAVKAVAVVNGVVDPASEVKMTPGGTQSGEVIANVKTPGVKKMQVRVIDANGASTDSAPLDVVVFDTISELADDLPNNASKNHKPYANTSGSVVGTYFATWSIYDRKFNVDNVPVENLTHMLYGFVPICGGADVNASLAKDLPGSFNTLQQSCKGLPDYSVAIHDTYGEMAKVLPGQTANSKLKGVLGQMMAAKKRNPNLKILPSIGGWTLSDPFFQMHDPAKRKVFVDSTEQLLRTWKFFDGVDIDWEFPGGKGVNPSLGDPVKDGPLYVTLMKELRQMLDKLSQETGRKYELTSAIGAGKDKIDVVNYKEATKYMDYIFDMTYDFYGAFSLTDLGHQTALYAPDWKPDTAYTTHNSIKALLAQGVDPKKLVVGAAAYARGWNGVHGYADGNPFTGTATGPHKGQWEPGILDYKKVKAEMIGPNNAGINGYEYHYDQTAEAPYVFNKSTGELLTFDDQRSVLAKGDYVRAHQLGGLFSWEIDADNGDILNAMHQGLGHGDEGGGGAENHPPVANAGADMTVTGPQTVTLDASKSRDPDGDKLSFMWEQVGGDPLKLANATSAKASADVPSVKQDTKYTFRVTVTDPAGLKDTAQVVVTAQADATVEPPPAENRPPVAQLGGPATAQAGQAVTLSAAKSTDPDGDKLSFKWSVPAGIDAKPTGATLSFTAPELAKDQSFTFSVTVSDGKLSSTAKHTVLVKAKDAGGGEGGGEGGNGGGEYPAYKAGTQYNAGDIVSNLGKLYQCKPFPNSGWCSGAPTAYEPGKGFAWSDAWTLYGDDEGGNGGNGGNGGGNGGGEGGNGGGNGGGEGGNGGGDHPQYKEGTKYNAGDIVSNNGKLYRCKPFPYTNWCSMAAWAYEPGKGTAWDQAWEAHNE, encoded by the coding sequence GTGATCCGACGCCGTTCGCAGCGTCGTGCGCACGTTGCCTATGCCGCGCTCGCGGCAGCCAGCGCACTGAGCTTCGCGAACGCGGCGCTCGCTGCACCCGGCAAGCCCAGTCTGAAGCAGTACGAAATCACGTCGCAGCCGCATGGCTTCGTCGAGATCGACCTGCAGAAGGCAGGCGTTGCGCCGTACAAGGACCTCGTCAAGCTGAACAAGAAGGTCGACGTGCCGCTGCCGTTCGACATCTGGAGCAACGGCACCGCCGTGAAGGCGGTCGCGGTGGTCAACGGCGTCGTCGATCCCGCTTCCGAGGTCAAGATGACGCCCGGCGGCACGCAAAGCGGCGAGGTGATCGCGAACGTGAAGACGCCGGGCGTCAAGAAGATGCAGGTGCGCGTGATCGACGCCAACGGTGCGTCGACCGACAGCGCGCCGCTCGACGTGGTCGTGTTCGACACGATTTCCGAACTCGCGGACGATCTGCCGAACAACGCAAGCAAGAACCACAAGCCGTATGCGAACACGTCCGGTTCGGTGGTCGGCACGTACTTCGCGACGTGGTCGATCTACGACCGCAAGTTCAACGTCGACAACGTACCGGTCGAGAACCTCACGCACATGCTGTATGGATTCGTCCCGATCTGCGGCGGCGCGGACGTGAACGCGTCGCTCGCGAAGGATCTGCCGGGCTCGTTCAACACGCTGCAGCAGAGCTGCAAGGGGCTACCGGACTACAGCGTCGCGATCCATGACACCTATGGCGAGATGGCCAAGGTATTGCCGGGCCAGACCGCGAACTCGAAGCTCAAGGGCGTGCTCGGCCAGATGATGGCCGCGAAGAAGCGCAACCCGAACCTGAAGATCCTGCCGTCGATCGGCGGCTGGACGCTGTCCGACCCGTTCTTCCAGATGCACGATCCGGCGAAGCGCAAGGTGTTCGTCGACTCGACCGAACAGTTGCTGCGCACCTGGAAGTTCTTCGACGGCGTCGACATCGACTGGGAGTTCCCCGGCGGCAAGGGCGTGAACCCGTCGCTCGGCGATCCGGTGAAGGATGGCCCGCTCTACGTGACGTTGATGAAGGAACTGCGGCAGATGCTCGACAAGCTGTCGCAGGAAACCGGCAGGAAGTACGAGCTGACGTCGGCGATCGGCGCGGGCAAGGACAAGATCGACGTGGTGAACTACAAGGAAGCCACGAAGTACATGGACTACATTTTCGACATGACGTACGACTTCTACGGTGCGTTCAGTCTGACGGATCTGGGTCATCAAACCGCGCTGTACGCGCCGGACTGGAAGCCGGACACCGCGTACACGACGCACAACTCGATCAAGGCGCTGCTCGCGCAGGGCGTCGATCCGAAGAAGCTCGTCGTCGGCGCGGCGGCGTATGCGCGCGGCTGGAACGGCGTGCACGGCTATGCCGACGGCAATCCGTTCACCGGCACGGCGACGGGGCCGCACAAGGGCCAGTGGGAACCGGGCATCCTCGACTACAAGAAGGTCAAGGCGGAGATGATCGGGCCGAACAACGCCGGCATCAACGGCTACGAGTATCACTATGACCAGACGGCCGAAGCGCCGTACGTATTCAACAAGAGTACCGGCGAACTCCTCACCTTCGACGACCAGCGTTCGGTCCTCGCGAAGGGCGACTACGTGCGCGCCCATCAACTGGGCGGCCTGTTCTCGTGGGAAATCGACGCGGACAACGGCGACATCCTGAATGCGATGCATCAGGGCCTCGGCCACGGCGACGAAGGCGGCGGCGGTGCGGAGAATCATCCGCCGGTCGCGAACGCGGGCGCCGACATGACGGTCACCGGGCCGCAGACGGTGACGCTCGACGCGTCGAAGTCGCGCGATCCCGACGGCGACAAGCTGAGCTTCATGTGGGAACAGGTCGGCGGCGATCCGCTGAAGCTGGCCAATGCGACGAGCGCGAAGGCGAGCGCCGACGTTCCGTCGGTCAAGCAGGACACGAAATACACGTTCCGCGTGACGGTCACCGATCCGGCCGGCCTGAAGGACACGGCGCAGGTCGTCGTCACCGCGCAGGCGGATGCGACGGTCGAACCGCCGCCCGCGGAAAACCGTCCGCCGGTCGCGCAGCTCGGCGGCCCGGCAACGGCGCAAGCCGGCCAGGCCGTGACGCTGTCGGCCGCGAAATCGACCGACCCGGACGGCGACAAGCTGAGCTTCAAGTGGAGCGTCCCGGCCGGCATCGACGCGAAGCCGACCGGCGCGACGCTGAGCTTCACCGCACCTGAGCTCGCGAAGGACCAGTCGTTCACGTTCTCGGTCACGGTCAGCGACGGCAAGCTGTCGAGCACGGCGAAGCACACCGTCCTCGTCAAGGCGAAGGATGCGGGCGGTGGCGAAGGTGGTGGCGAAGGCGGCAACGGTGGCGGCGAGTATCCGGCGTACAAGGCCGGTACGCAGTACAACGCCGGCGACATCGTGTCGAACCTCGGCAAGCTGTATCAGTGCAAGCCGTTCCCGAACAGCGGCTGGTGCTCCGGCGCGCCGACGGCGTACGAACCGGGCAAGGGCTTCGCATGGAGCGACGCGTGGACGCTTTACGGTGACGACGAAGGCGGCAACGGTGGTAACGGTGGTAACGGTGGCGGCAACGGCGGCGGCGAAGGTGGCAACGGTGGCGGCAATGGCGGCGGCGAAGGCGGCAACGGCGGCGGCGATCATCCGCAGTACAAGGAAGGCACGAAGTACAACGCCGGCGATATCGTCTCCAACAATGGCAAGCTGTACCGCTGCAAGCCGTTCCCGTACACCAACTGGTGCTCGATGGCGGCCTGGGCTTACGAGCCGGGCAAGGGTACTGCGTGGGACCAGGCATGGGAGGCGCACAACGAGTAA
- the gbpA gene encoding N-acetylglucosamine-binding protein GbpA: MRTRTANKTLFTLSPLVACASMFFAQAAFAHGYLSEPPSRSLLCSSKAGKIENFNCGSVTYEPQSVEGKQGFPAAGAPDGQIASGGVTQFSELDEQTVDRWKITDIKPGAQKFKWTFTAPHVTKEFKYYLTKQGWNPNAKLTREQFDLTPFCTIDGGMKKADEIGPHNCTIPSDKKGHHVMLTTWHVGDTAGMFYNVADLNITDDGGATDPGKPSWSNVGSIAPTMDLKVGDKVMNRVFKSGGEVPSMKTTVTIGSAQQGERNMWPMLLAKEINRTQAANLIAGVERDGRIEPSLGKNDVFSKSTSGIVRTETTIDHQPEGGIDEGFSISNNGEFKIQNGKATAKFFLKFNHAKDTNVTVKVYDASNSLVGSKSSTMRMQGDVNVDIANAKAGNHTAVATSQIDGGTLKQETTTFKLTGESGGGEGAQCQAEWKQGTAYTGGAKVQHNGRTFEARWWTQNEAPGDPASTGADHTGKVWKELGACSK; the protein is encoded by the coding sequence ATGAGAACCCGAACAGCGAACAAGACGCTCTTTACCCTGTCGCCGCTCGTGGCCTGCGCGTCGATGTTCTTCGCCCAGGCCGCATTCGCGCATGGCTACCTGTCGGAGCCGCCGTCGCGCAGTCTGCTGTGCAGCTCGAAAGCGGGCAAGATCGAAAACTTCAATTGCGGTTCGGTCACCTATGAACCGCAAAGCGTCGAAGGCAAGCAAGGCTTCCCGGCAGCCGGCGCGCCGGACGGCCAGATCGCGAGCGGCGGCGTGACGCAGTTCAGCGAACTCGACGAGCAGACCGTCGATCGCTGGAAGATCACCGACATCAAGCCGGGCGCCCAGAAATTCAAGTGGACGTTCACCGCGCCGCACGTGACGAAGGAATTCAAGTATTACCTGACGAAGCAGGGCTGGAACCCGAACGCGAAGCTCACGCGTGAGCAGTTCGACCTGACGCCGTTCTGCACGATCGACGGCGGGATGAAGAAAGCCGACGAGATCGGCCCGCACAACTGCACGATTCCGTCGGACAAGAAGGGCCATCACGTGATGCTGACGACGTGGCACGTCGGCGACACGGCCGGCATGTTCTACAACGTCGCCGACCTGAACATCACCGACGACGGCGGCGCGACCGATCCGGGCAAGCCGAGCTGGTCGAATGTCGGCAGCATCGCGCCGACGATGGACCTGAAGGTCGGTGACAAGGTCATGAACCGCGTGTTCAAGTCGGGCGGCGAAGTGCCGTCGATGAAGACGACGGTGACGATCGGCTCCGCGCAGCAAGGCGAACGCAACATGTGGCCGATGCTGCTCGCGAAGGAAATCAACCGCACGCAGGCGGCGAACCTGATCGCCGGCGTCGAGCGCGACGGCCGCATCGAGCCGTCGCTCGGCAAGAACGACGTGTTCTCGAAGAGCACCAGCGGCATCGTGCGCACCGAGACGACGATCGATCACCAGCCGGAAGGCGGCATCGACGAAGGCTTCAGCATCTCGAACAACGGTGAATTCAAGATCCAGAACGGCAAGGCGACCGCGAAGTTCTTCCTGAAGTTCAACCACGCGAAGGACACGAACGTCACCGTCAAGGTTTACGACGCGTCGAACTCGCTGGTCGGATCGAAGTCGTCGACGATGCGCATGCAGGGCGACGTGAACGTCGACATCGCGAACGCGAAGGCGGGTAACCACACGGCCGTGGCGACGTCGCAGATCGACGGCGGCACGCTGAAGCAGGAAACCACGACGTTCAAGCTGACCGGCGAATCGGGCGGCGGCGAAGGTGCGCAATGCCAGGCCGAATGGAAGCAGGGCACGGCGTATACGGGCGGCGCGAAGGTGCAGCACAACGGCCGCACGTTCGAAGCGCGCTGGTGGACGCAGAACGAGGCGCCGGGCGATCCGGCGTCGACCGGCGCCGACCATACCGGCAAGGTGTGGAAGGAGCTGGGCGCCTGCAGCAAGTAA
- a CDS encoding ROK family protein produces MRSPHIGQGSNSANVRRYNERLLLKTLRRAGSASKADLARLASMTGTAVGSIIASLADAKLIEFAGRTEGQRGQPASLIRLDPRGAFGIGVHLDRMRIETALVNFAGDVLGRRSHDTLLPPPADVLDIVRRDIDAMQDLLPAHDRARLTGVGVAQPYNLGAWMRELGLAPDTFRAWEDVDFASDLGRMLSLPVFGENDGNAAAIAELFYGYGRQCDDFVYLFIGPAIGGGIAVDGDCLRGVTGNAGDIAVIPVPPSRLASAPPPRGPWDILLARASLHALVRHLRHHGETVENRADLEACIARGLPAVDEWIDDCVDALAPALRAVLCVVDAPVVVLDADTDAGLLDAVTTRLRAALVATAPEARGTPTLVRGTFGADAGAIGAATLPMFFNFSPRAGILKGARTESQEVNHVAF; encoded by the coding sequence ATGAGAAGCCCGCACATCGGCCAGGGAAGCAACTCGGCCAACGTGCGCCGTTACAACGAGCGCCTGCTGTTGAAGACGCTGCGCCGCGCGGGCAGCGCGTCGAAGGCCGACCTTGCGCGTCTCGCGAGCATGACGGGCACGGCGGTCGGCAGCATCATCGCGTCGCTCGCCGACGCGAAGCTGATCGAATTCGCCGGCCGCACCGAGGGTCAGCGCGGCCAGCCGGCATCGCTGATCCGTCTCGATCCGCGCGGTGCGTTCGGCATCGGCGTCCATCTCGACCGGATGCGCATCGAAACGGCGCTCGTCAATTTCGCGGGCGACGTGCTCGGCCGCCGCTCGCACGACACGCTGCTTCCCCCGCCCGCCGACGTGCTCGACATCGTGCGGCGCGACATCGATGCGATGCAGGATCTGCTCCCCGCGCATGACCGCGCACGCCTCACAGGCGTCGGCGTCGCCCAGCCGTACAACCTCGGCGCGTGGATGCGCGAGCTCGGCCTCGCGCCCGACACGTTCCGCGCATGGGAAGACGTCGATTTCGCGAGCGATCTCGGGCGCATGCTGTCGCTGCCCGTGTTCGGCGAAAACGACGGCAACGCCGCCGCGATCGCCGAACTGTTCTACGGCTACGGCCGGCAGTGCGACGACTTCGTCTACCTGTTCATCGGCCCCGCGATCGGCGGCGGCATCGCGGTCGACGGAGACTGCCTGCGCGGCGTGACCGGCAATGCCGGCGACATCGCCGTGATTCCCGTGCCGCCGAGCCGGCTGGCGTCCGCACCGCCGCCGCGCGGCCCGTGGGACATCCTGCTCGCCCGCGCGTCACTGCATGCGCTCGTGCGCCACCTGCGCCATCACGGCGAGACGGTCGAGAATCGCGCCGACCTCGAGGCCTGCATCGCGCGCGGCCTGCCGGCGGTCGACGAATGGATCGACGACTGCGTCGACGCGCTCGCACCGGCATTGCGCGCGGTGCTCTGCGTCGTCGATGCGCCGGTGGTAGTGCTCGACGCCGATACCGACGCCGGCCTGCTCGACGCGGTGACGACCCGCCTGCGCGCGGCCCTCGTCGCCACCGCGCCCGAAGCGCGCGGCACGCCGACGCTCGTGCGCGGCACGTTCGGCGCCGATGCCGGCGCGATCGGCGCCGCGACGCTGCCGATGTTCTTCAACTTCTCCCCGCGGGCCGGCATCCTCAAGGGCGCCCGCACCGAATCGCAGGAGGTCAACCATGTCGCGTTCTGA